The following proteins are co-located in the Vigna angularis cultivar LongXiaoDou No.4 chromosome 2, ASM1680809v1, whole genome shotgun sequence genome:
- the LOC108328972 gene encoding magnesium-chelatase subunit ChlH, chloroplastic, protein MASLVSSPFTLPSSKPDQLHSLAQKRLFLHSFLPKKAGYNGSSKSSLRVKCAAVGNGLFTQTSPEVRRIVPENDQNLPTVKIVYVVLEAQYQSSLTAAVMALNSKRKHASFEVVGYLVEELRDASTYETFCKDLEDANVFIGSLIFVEELALKIKAAVEKERDRLDAVLVFPSMPEVMRLNKLGSFSMSQLGQSKSPFFQLFKRKKPQSAGFADSMLKLVRTLPKVLKYLPSDKAQDARLYILSLQFWLGGSPDNLQNFLKMISGSYIPALKGTKIEYSEPVLYLDNGIWHPLAPCMYDDVKEYLNWYGTRRDANEKLKSTNAPVIGLVLQRSHIVTGDDGHYVAVIMELEARGAKVIPIFAGGLDFSGPVEKFFIDPITKKPFVNSVVSLTGFALVGGPARQDHPRAVEALMKLDVPYIVALPLVFQTTEEWLNSTLGLHPIQVALQVALPELDGGMEPIVFAGRDPKTGKSHALHKRVEQLCIRAIRWAELKRKSKEEKKLAITVFSFPPDKGNVGTAAYLNVFASIYSVMKELKQDGYNVDGLPETPEALIEDVIHDKEAQFSSPNLNVAYKMNVREYQNLTPYSTALEENWGKPPGNLNADGENLLVYGKQYGNVFIGVQPTFGYEGDPMRLLFSKSASPHHGFAAFYSFVEKIFKADAVLHFGTHGSLEFMPGKQVGMSDVCYPDSLIGNIPNVYYYAANNPSEATIAKRRSYANTISYLTPPAENAGLYKGLKQLSELISSYQSLKDTGRGAQIVSSIISTAKQCNLDKDVTLPDEGEEIPPKERDLVVGQVYSKIMEIESRLLPCGLHVIGEPPSAMEAVATLVNIAALDRPEDNISSLPSILAETVGRDIEDVYRGSNKGILKDVELLRQITEASRGAITSFVERATNSKGQVVDVADKLSSILGFGINEPWIQYLSNTKFYRADREKLRILFMFLGECLKLVVADNEVGSLKQALEGKYVEPGPGGDPIRNPKVLPTGKNIHALDPQAIPTTAAMQSAKIVVDRLIERQKVENGGKYPETVALVLWGTDNIKTYGESLAQVLWMIGVLPVADTLGRVNRVEPVSLEELGRPRIDVVVNCSGVFRDLFINQMNLLDRAVKMVAEFDEPAEQNYVRKHALEQAQALGVEVREAATRIFSNASGSYSSNINLAVENSSWNDEKQLQDMYLSRKSFAFDSDAPGAGMTEKRKVFEMALSTADATFQNLDSSEISLTDVSHYFDSDPTNLVQNLRKDGKKPSAYIADTTTANAQVRTLSETVRLDARTKLLNPKWYEGMLSTGYEGVREIEKRLTNTVGWSATSGQVDNWVYEEANTTFIQDEQMLNKLMNTNPNSFRKLVQTFLEANGRGYWETAEENIEKLRQLYSEVEDKIEGIDR, encoded by the exons ATGGCTTCTTTAGTATCTTCACCGTTTACTCTACCAAGCTCTAAACCTGACCAGCTTCATTCTCTTGCCCAAAAGCgtctttttcttcattctttcCTTCCCAAGAAGGCTGGTTATAATGGTAGCTCAAAATCCTCTCTGAGAGTGAAATGTGCTGCCGTTGGCAATGGTCTATTCACCCAAACCAGCCCAGAAGTTCGTAGAATTGTCCCAGAGAATGACCAAAACTTGCCAACGGTTAAAATTGTTTATGTGGTCCTTGAGGCCCAGTACCAATCATCTCTCACTGCTGCAGTCATGGCTCTCAACAGTAAAAGGAAACATGCTTCCTTTGAGGTTGTGGGTTACTTGGTTGAGGAGCTTCGAGACGCTTCAACGTACGAGACTTTCTGCAAGGACTTGGAGGATGCTAACGTCTTCATTGGGTCTTTGATTTTTGTGGAGGAGCTTGCTCTCAAGATCAAAGCTGCAGTTGAGAAAGAAAGGGACAGGCTTGATGCAGTTTTGGTGTTTCCATCAATGCCTGAAGTGATGAGGCTTAACAAGTTGGGTTCCTTCAGCATGTCACAGCTTGGGCAATCTAAGAGTCCCTTTTTCCAGCTTTTCAAGAGAAAGAAGCCTCAGTCTGCTGGCTTTGCCGACAGCATGTTGAAGCTTGTGAGGACATTGCCAAAGGTTTTGAAGTATTTGCCAAGTGATAAAGCTCAGGATGCCAGGCTCTATATACTGAGTCTGCAATTTTGGCTTGGAGGATCTCCTGATAACTTGCAGAATTTCCTGAAAATGATTAGTGGATCTTATATTCCAGCACTGAAAGGTACAAAGATCGAGTATTCTGAGCCGGTTTTGTACTTGGACAATGGAATTTGGCACCCTTTGGCTCCTTGTATGTACGATGATGTGAAGGAGTATTTGAATTGGTATGGTACTAGAAGGGATGCAAATGAGAAGCTGAAGTCTACGAATGCACCTGTCATTGGTTTGGTTTTGCAAAGGAGTCATATTGTGACTGGTGATGATGGACACTATGTGGCTGTGATCATGGAGCTGGAAGCTAGAGGGGCTAAGGTCATTCCCATTTTTGCTGGTGGACTTGACTTTTCAGGGCCAGTGGAGAAGTTCTTCATCGATCCAATTACGAAGAAACCGTTTGTGAATTCTGTAGTATCCCTCACTGGCTTTGCTCTTGTTGGAGGGCCAGCAAGGCAGGACCATCCAAGGGCTGTTGAGGCTTTGATGAAACTTGATGTTCCTTACATTGTTGCCCTGCCACTGGTGTTTCAGACAACAGAAGAATGGCTCAACAGCACTCTTGGTCTGCATCCAATACAGGTTGCTCTTCAAGTTGCTCTGCCAGAGCTAGATGGAGGCATGGAGCCAATCGTTTTCGCTGGTCGAGATCCTAAAACAG GAAAATCTCACGCTCTTCATAAGAGAGTGGAGCAACTCTGCATCAGGGCAATCAGATGGGctgaattgaaaagaaaatcaaag GAAGAGAAGAAACTAGCAATCACCGTCTTCAGTTTCCCTCCGGACAAAGGAAATGTGGGAACTGCTGCCTATCTGAATGTCTTTGCCTCCATATACTCAGTTATGAAAGAACTAAAACAAGATGGTTATAATGTTGACGGCCTTCCAGAGACTCCAGAAGCTTTGATCGAAGACGTAATTCATGACAAAGAAGCTCAATTCAGCAGTCCAAATTTGAACGTTGCTTACAAAATGAACGTTCGAGAGTACCAAAATTTGACTCCTTATTCCACGGCACTGGAAGAGAATTGGGGGAAACCCCCTGGCAATCTGAATGCAGATGGAGAAAATCTGTTGGTATATGGGAAACAATACGGTAATGTCTTCATAGGTGTTCAGCCTACATTTGGCTATGAAGGGGATCCAATGAGGCTGCTTTTCTCCAAATCTGCCAGCCCTCATCATGGATTTGCAGCATTTTATTCATTTGTTGAGAAAATCTTCAAAGCTGATGCTGTGCTTCATTTTGGTACGCATGGTTCCCTTGAATTCATGCCTGGAAAACAGGTGGGGATGAGTGATGTCTGTTATCCTGACAGTCTAATTGGTAATATTCCAAATGTTTATTACTATGCTGCAAACAACCCTTCTGAGGCCACCATAGCCAAGCGCAGAAGTTATGCAAACACCATTAGCTATCTGACTCCTCCAGCGGAAAATGCTGGACTGTACAAAGGTCTTAAGCAGTTAAGTGAGCTCATCTCCTCATATCAGTCCCTCAAAGACACCGGCCGTGGGGCACAAATTGTGAGTTCAATTATCAGCACAGCTAAACAGTGTAATCTCGACAAAGATGTGACACTGCCAGATGAGGGTGAGGAGATTCCACCTAAAGAGCGTGATCTGGTGGTTGGACAGGTGTATTCCAAGATCATGGAGATTGAGTCTCGTCTGTTACCTTGTGGGCTTCATGTCATTGGAGAGCCTCCCTCAGCTATGGAAGCAGTTGCTACACTGGTGAACATTGCTGCACTTGATCGTCCTGAAGATAATATTTCTTCTCTTCCATCAATATTAGCTGAAACTGTTGGAAGAGATATAGAAGATGTGTACAGAGGAAGTAACAAAGGAATATTGAAGGATGTAGAACTTCTTAGGCAAATAACAGAGGCGTCACGTGGAGCAATAACTTCCTTTGTGGAGCGCGCTACCAATAGTAAGGGTCAAGTTGTTGATGTAGCTGATAAGCTTAGCTCAATCCTTGGATTTGGCATAAATGAGCCATGGATTCAGTACTTGTCAAACACCAAATTTTACCGAGCTGATAGGGAAAAACTTAGAATCTTGTTTATGTTCCTGGGAGAATGCTTGAAGTTGGTTGTGGCTGATAATGAAGTGGGAAGTTTAAAGCAAGCCTTGGAAGGTAAATATGTGGAGCCAGGGCCTGGTGGTGACCCAATAAGAAATCCTAAAGTTTTGCCAACGGGAAAGAATATCCATGCCTTGGACCCACAAGCTATTCCTACAACTGCTGCAATGCAGAGTGCTAAAATAGTGGTAGACAGGTTGATTGAGAGGCAGAAAGTTGAGAATGGTGGAAAATATCCCGAGACAGTTGCCCTTGTATTGTGGGGAACtgataatattaaaacatatggTGAATCACTGGCTCAAGTCTTGTGGATGATTGGTGTATTGCCAGTGGCTGATACCCTTGGTCGGGTAAATCGGGTGGAACCTGTAAGTCTTGAAGAGCTTGGAAGGCCTAGGATTGATGTTGTTGTTAACTGCTCAGGAGTGTTTAGAGATCTTTTCATCAATCAG ATGAACCTTCTAGACAGAGCAGTGAAAATGGTTGCTGAATTCGATGAACCAGCAGAGCAAAACTATGTAAGAAAGCATGCGTTAGAACAAGCTCAAGCCCTAGGAGTTGAAGTTCGAGAGGCAGCAACTAGGATCTTCTCCAATGCCTCCGGCTCCTACTCCTCAAACATAAACCTGGCTGTGGAGAATTCGTCATGGAATGATGAGAAGCAGCTTCAGGACATGTATCTTAGCAGAAAGTCTTTTGCCTTTGATAGTGATGCCCCTGGTGCTGGCATGACtgagaaaagaaaagtttttgAGATGGCTCTCAGCACAGCAGATGCCACATTCCAAAACCTTGATTCATCAGAAATTTCCCTCACTGATGTTAGCCATTACTTTGACTCTGATCCAACTAATCTGGTTCAAAATCTAAGGAAAGATGGGAAGAAGCCCAGTGCATACATTGCCGATACAACTACAGCCAATGCTCAG GTTCGCACACTTTCTGAGACAGTTAGACTTGACGCAAGAACCAAACTGTTGAACCCAAAGTGGTATGAAGGCATGTTGTCTACTGGGTATGAAGGTGTTCGTGAGATTGAGAAGAGACTGACCAATACAGTGGGATGGAGTGCAACTTCAGGCCAAGTTGACAACTGGGTGTACGAAGAAGCCAACACAACTTTCATTCAAGATGAGCAAATGCTGAACAAGCTCATGAACACTAATCCAAACTCCTTCAGAAAGCTGGTGCAGACATTCTTGGAAGCCAATGGACGTGGTTACTGGGAAACTGCAGAAGAGAATATTGAGAAGCTCAGGCAGTTGTATTCGGAGGTGGAGGACAAAATTGAAGGCATTGATCGTTAA
- the LOC108328197 gene encoding putative disease resistance protein RGA4 encodes MAEYFVFEIAESLLGKLASNLYEEVSRAFDLYEDVQSFRETLSIVNGVLLDAEEKKEKKHGLREWLRQIQNVCLDAEDVLDGFECQNLRKQVLKASGTTRMKVNHFFSSSNSLVFRFRMARKIKNVTRRLNKIAADGNKFGLERIDVDNRLVQRREMTYSHVDASGVIGRESDREKIIKLLMQPNPNGDGYGDQSVCVIPIVGIGGLGKTTLAKLVFNDNRIDDLFQLKMWVCISDDFDIRQILIKIINSASDPIISVVPQESMNNLDIEQLQGRLRHKLSCQKYLLVLDDVWNDNRAKWIELKDLIKVGAVGSKILVTTRSTSIASMMGTVPSYVLEGLSVENCLSLFLKWAFREGEEKEHPYLVDIGKEIVKKCRGVPLAVKTSGSSLFSVFDSQRWEIMRDHELWNLKQQKDDILPSLKLSYDQMPSYLRHCFAFFSLYPKDFGFTSAEIANFWATLGLLRSPFGSQKIENIGKAYINELYSRSFLEDFEDFGTVYYFKLHDLVHDLSLYVAKEEFLMVNSNSRNIPEQVRHISVVENDSLSHSLFPKSRVVRTIIFPVNGVGVGSESLLETWIERYKYLRHLDLSNSSFEKLPNSIAKLEHLRALSLDNNSKIKRLPNSFCGLQNLQMLSLRRCLGLETLPKRLGMLISLRKLYITTKQSVLSEDEFASLINLHTLIFEYCDNLKFLFRGAQAQLSSLEVLIIQSCGSLESLPLHILPKLEVLIVTRCVMLNLSLNSERPIQKLKMKYLHIEHCPRQHTLPEWIQAASNTLRTLLILNFHCLEMLPEWLSTMTRLKMLHIVNCPQLFHLPCDMHCLRALEDLIIDGCPELGRKCEPHSGEYWSFIAHIKCVSIGETRKRKLLFQMLSRLGLNCT; translated from the coding sequence ATGGCTGAATATTTTGTCTTCGAGATTGCTGAATCATTGCTGGGGAAGCTTGCATCTAATCTTTATGAAGAAGTTTCTCGAGCCTTTGATCTGTATGAGGATGTGCAAAGTTTCAGAGAAACCTTGTCAATTGTAAACGGCGTGCTATTGGATGCtgaggagaagaaggagaagaagcaTGGGTTGCGTGAATGGCTCAGGCAGATTCAAAACGTATGCTTAGATGCTGAAGATGTGTTGGATGGATTTGAGTGCCAAAACCTCAGAAAACAAGTTCTCAAAGCTTCCGGCACCACCAGGATGAAGGTAAAccacttcttttcttcatctaATTCTCTTGTTTTCCGTTTTAGGATGgctaggaaaataaaaaatgttacacGTAGATTGAATAAGATAGCAGCTGATGGGAACAAGTTTGGTCTTGAGAGAATTGATGTTGACAACAGACTTGTCCAAAGGAGGGAAATGACTTATTCCCATGTTGATGCTTCGGGGGTGATTGGAAGGGAGAGTGATAGGGAAAAAATTATCAAGCTTTTGATGCAACCGAACCCTAATGGTGATGGTTATGGAGATCAAAGTGTTTGTGTTATTCCCATAGTGGGTATTGGAGGGTTGGGAAAGACCACACTTGCAAAGTTGGTGTTCAATGATAACAGAATAGATGATCTTTTCCAGTTGAAGATGTGGGTGTGTATCTCTGATGACTTTGACATAAGACAGATACTTATTAAAATCATCAACTCTGCTTCTGATCCAATCATTTCTGTTGTTCCTCAAGAAAGCATGAACAACTTAGATATTGAGCAGTTACAAGGTCGTCTTAGACACAAACTTTCTTGTCAGAAGTATCTACTAGTCTTGGATGACGTATGGAATGATAATCGTGCAAAATGGATAGAGTTGAAAGATTTAATTAAAGTGGGTGCAGTAGGAAGCAAAATCTTGGTGACAACACGAAGTACCTCAATTGCTTCAATGATGGGCACTGTTCCCTCGTATGTTTTAGAAGGTCTTTCAGTAGAGAATTGCTTATCTCTGTTTCTGAAATGGGCATTTAGGGAAGGGGAAGAAAAAGAACATCCATATCTAGTGGATATTGGAAAAGAAATAGTGAAAAAGTGTCGAGGGGTTCCTCTAGCAGTGAAAACTTCAGGAAGTTCCCTCTTCTCAGTTTTTGATTCACAAAGATGGGAAATTATGAGAGACCATGAGCTATGGAACCTGAAACAACAGAAAGATGACATTTTACCTTCACTAAAGTTGAGCTATGATCAAATGCCATCCTATTTGAGGCACTGTTttgctttcttttctctttatccCAAAGATTTTGGCTTTACCAGTGCTGAAATTGCTAACTTTTGGGCCACACTTGGATTACTTCGATCTCCATTTGGAAGTCAAAAGATAGAGAATATTGGAAAAGCATATATTAATGAGTTATATTCAAGGTCATTTTTGGAGGACTTTGAGGACTTTGGCacagtttattattttaaactacaTGATTTGGTACATGATCTTTCGCTGTATGTTGCGAAAGAAGAGTTTCTAATGGTGAACTCCAATAGTCGCAATATACCAGAGCAAGTAAGGCATATATCAGTTGTTGAAAATGATTCACTAAGCCATAGTTTGTTCCCCAAGTCCAGAGTTGTGAGAACTATAATATTTCCCGTTAATGGAGTGGGTGTTGGCAGTGAATCTCTGTTGGAAACATGGATAGAGAGATACAAGTACTTACGACATTTAGATTTAAGTAATTCATCTTTTGAGAAACTTCCTAATTCAATTGCTAAATTGGAGCATCTGCGAGCTCTCAGCCTTGACAataattccaaaataaaaagaCTTCCTAATTCTTTTTGCGGACTCCAAAACTTACAAATGTTGTCTTTAAGAAGATGCTTGGGGCTTGAAACATTGCCTAAACGATTAGGGATGTTAATCAGCCTCCGAAAATTGTATATAACCACAAAGCAGTCTGTTTTGTCAGAGGATGAATTTGCAAGTTTGATCAATCTTCATACTCTGATTTTTGAATACTGTGACAATTTGAAGTTTTTGTTCCGAGGGGCACAAGCACAACTCTCGTCCCTTGAGGTTTTGATCATTCAATCATGTGGGAGCCTAGAGTCCTTACCTCTTCATATTCTCCCTAAACTTGAGGTTCTGATTGTAACAAGGTGCGTCATGCTAAATCTGTCCTTGAACAGTGAAAGACCAATCCAAAAATTGAAGATGAAATATTTGCATATTGAGCATTGTCCACGGCAACACACGCTGCCTGAATGGATTCAAGCAGCCTCCAACACTTTGAGAAcattgttaattttaaattttcattgtCTTGAGATGCTTCCCGAGTGGCTTAGCACAATGACACGTCTTAAGATGCTCCATATTGTTAACTGTCCTCAGTTGTTTCATCTGCCATGTGACATGCATTGTCTAAGAGCCCTTGAAGATTTGATCATAGATGGTTGTCCTGAATTGGGTAGAAAATGTGAACCTCATTCTGGTGAGTATTGGTCTTTCATCGCTCACATCAAATGTGTTTCTATTGgagaaacaagaaaaaggaAACTCCTTTTTCAAATGCTTTCACGACTGGGCTTGAACTGCACttag